A segment of the Nitrospina gracilis 3/211 genome:
CAATCACCAGGCAAAGTACGAGCAGGATAAGCCGCCGCCGACCCGGCCTTGCCGGACGGGGGAGTAGAGGACGTCTGGCCATCGAGTCGTCTCCCGCGGGAAGGTTCCCCTGGCGCAACCCACACACACGCTTGCAACAAAGTTACGGTCAGCGCAGGGAAAAGGGTGAAGGCGGGGTCTCGGAATCCGTTTGCGTTTCCCCGATCACGCGTCCGCCGAAATCAGAAAACACTTTTTGGCCGTTCTTCATGCGTTTCAGGTGGTGATGGGAACGGCGTTTCCTGCTGCTTGATTGCGGGCCTTCATCCGCCGCAAAGTCATCCGCCCCCAGAGCATTCCACACAGTCTGATCGCGGAGCCGGGTTTTGAATCCGATTCCCTGCGTCCGGTCCAGGATGCGCTCGGCAAAATCGCTGCGCCCGGGAAACGCGGTGATGTTGGTGGTGGGACCCAGCGGAAACCGAAGAACGCCGAAACCCGGAGAAAACACGAACGGCTGGAAGGGTCCGACAAATGGAAACGGTCCCGCAAATCCGTTCCGCTGGAACGGCCGAAGGGAAAACGGCGGTTGTCCGGGATGCCGACGACGAAATCCCGGCCCACGAACCTTTTTTTGCCTAACCGCCGGGTGTCGCCCGGTTTGATTTTGAAACCGGGATGGCGCGGAAGAAAATCCTGCCGACCCCGGATCACGTCGTTTTGAATTTTCCGGGAGTTTTCGTCCAGACGGTTACGCAGTTCATTGGGGCCGAACAGAAAATTCCGGCGAAGCGGAGACACGCCCTGCCTGCGGGAACCGCGAAAGGATGAGGCACGCCCGTCGCGAAATCCCTGCTGGATGCGGGTGCGGCGTTGAAAACTGGACTGGAATTTGGAATCAATGCGGCTCTTGAAACCGGATCCCCGATTGAACGAGGAATGAAATCCCGCACTCCCGCCGCCGGCGGAGGTGACCTCCGGCAAGATGCCGGAGAAAACAAAAAGGCCCATCAATAAAATGGAAGGAAAGACCAACGGTTTCATGAGCTCGCCTGAAAGAGAAACACCACACCGTGGCGCTCAGCCGGTTAGCAACCATCAATAAAAGTATATCAATCCCGCGAAAACCGCCACAAGCCCAAACCATCCTTATTGGCTTTCCCCCGAACCCGAAAATGGAAGCCCCTTGCAATATTGGAACTTTTCAGGTTAACCCGGCTGATTCCGGGCAATTGCGGGTTCGGCCCCCACCGGCTGTTGCATTAAATATTTGCAACAGTATGGGCAACGCGTTACCATCCCTTGAACTGGGATCCCCTTTTTTCAACGGAAGATAAGAACCGTCATGAACACGCGTCCGGCAGACAACATCGAATCCATCATCAATCTCCTCAAGGAAGCGGTTTTCGTGTACGACGAGAACCTGGAGATCCGTTATTTCAACGAAGCGGCGGAACGCATCACGGGATACCGCCGTGAGGAGGTGCTGGGCCGCAAGTGCATCACCATCCTCGACCAGAGCGTGTGCCTGAATAACTGCGAGTTGTGCCTGACCGTGAAAAAGGGCATCAACTACGAAGCCCACTTCACGTCCTCCTTTTTGCGCAAAGACGGGGCCAAACGGATGGGCGAATTTCAGGCAGGCCTCCTGCAACGCAACGAAGAAGGCACGCGGGTGGTGGTCGCCCTCAACGACGTCACTGAAATCTCCCAGTTGCGGCAGGAATTAAAAGAGGTCCACTCCTTCGGCAACATGATCGGCAAAAGCCGTGTGATGAAGGAGTTGTTCGAGACCATCCAGAACGTGGCGTTTTACGATTCCACGGTTTTCATTCAAGGAGAAAGCGGCACCGGCAAGGAGCTGGTGGCGAGGGCCCTGCACTACGCCAGCCCGCGCGCGGGCAAGAACCTGATCAAGGTGAACTGCACTGCGTTCGCCGATACCCTGCTGGAAAGCGAACTGTTCGGCCACGCCAAGGGCGCGTTCACAGGGGCGCTTCGCGACCGCATCGGGCGCTTCGAGGAAGCACACGGCGGGACCATTTTCCTGGACGAGATCGGCGACCTCACACCGACCATCCAGGTTAAGTTGCTGCGCGTTCTGCAGGAGAAAGAAGTCGAGCGCGTGGGCGAGAACGTGACCAGGCAGGTGGACATCCGCATCATCGCCGCCACCAACAAGGATATCCTGGAGGAGGTGAAAACGGGGCGGTTCCGCGAGGATTTGTATTACCGGCTGAACGTCATCCCCCTGCACCTGCCGCCGCTCCGCGAGCGCAGGGAAGACATTCCCTACCTCGTCCAGCACTTCATCAAACGCTGGAACGCCCAGCACGTGAAACCCATCGAAGACATTGCCGACGACGCGCTGGGTCTCCTGCTCGACCACAACTGGCCGGGCAACATCCGGGAACTGGAAAACGTGGTCGAGCACGCCTGCGTGAAGTGCTCAGGTTCCCGCATCCACAGTGTGGACCTGCCTGCGTTCTTGCAATCGGAATCCGCTCTTCCCGGGCGCAAAAAGGGGAACCCGGTTCGCCGCCGCAACTGGTTGAACCGCGAACTGGTTACCGAGGCCCTGGCCCGGGCCGAGGGCAATCAGTCCCGTGCCGCACGGGAACTGGGTGTGCACCGCATCACCCTGTGGCGAAAAATGAAGGAATTCGGCATCCCCGCTTAAGCAAGAATCCAACTGTCATTGAATAGAGTTTGTTTCCGGCAGGCAACGCCTGTCCCTTCCCCGCTTGCGCGGGGAAGGACCAGGAGTTGAGAGGATGGGGCGAGTTGAAAGCCGGAGTGGGGGGGGTCACTTCCCGGCTCGAAAGACGGAAGGGTTCTCTTCCCCTTCCACCTCCAGGTGGCCGATCGCTCCTTTCGCCACCCGGAAAATGCTGTGATCCACCAGGGCATAGGTTCCCGGCGCATCCACCTTGAACTCGACAATGGTCGCACCTGCGGAAGGAATCATGGTGGTCTGCACGTTGGTATTGACCAATCCGCCGATGGCGCCTTCCATGTACACCTTGTCAAAGATTTCGCCGATGATGTGGAACGAAGACACCCGGTTGGGACCGATATTGCCGTAATAAATGCGCACGGTCTCGCCGACCTTCGCCTTCAGCGCGTTGTCAAACATCACGCCGCCTTCCTTGCCGTTGAACACGACGTAGGTCGGGTTCTCATCGAGGCCGCGCTGGATGTCGAACTCCACCAGCCCTTCTTTCTTCTGGGTGGTGAAGAACTCGCTCCGCATGACGTAGTATTCGCGGTCCACCGGCGGCAGGCCGCCTTCCGGCTCAACCAGGATCAGTCCATACATGCCGTTGGCGATGTGGTCCACAATCTGCCCCGCGGCACAGTGGTAAATGAACAGGCCGGGAGCCATTGCCTTGTAGGAGAAGACACGGGTCTCACCCGGAGCGACGGTGATCACCGCCGCACCGCCACCCGGTCCGTTCACCGCATGCATGTCGATGTTGTGATCCTGCGAGTTGGTCTTCGGGTTGGTAAGATGAAACTGCACCGTGTCACCCACCCGCACCCGCACCATGGGGCCCGGAACCGTGCCGTTGTAACTCCAGAATTTATACTTGATGCCTTTACCCAATCCATCCGCCAGGTCGCCGACGAATTCCTTCGCCTCAAAATGAACCTCCACCGTTTTCGACTCGGAACGCTTGGTGGGGGACGGCACATTCGGCGCCGTGGCCATGACGGAGTCGCCATGCGACCACCCCGGCGTGGCAACGGACAGGATGAACAGGAACAAAATCAGCTGAACGGGTTTAAAGCGCAATTGGGAAAGGGATTCGATCATGTAACTCATACTCCTAAAGGTTAAAAAAATTCCAGGAAACAACCTACCGTCTTGCTAATACAAGGCCCGTGCCAAATTCCAAAACACCGTTTTTAAACTGATTTTGCAGGGTAGGGCCCTTTCCCTTGTTGCGTTAAATGACCAACGCAACATTGCAGACAGTTGCGTGTCCTCGGGCAACTCCTCCTTTTTCCGAATGCTGCCTGTTCCACCCGGTCCGCCGCCATAAATGATGGAAACTTATTGACAGACCGCACGTTATCGCCAATAATAGCTAAATCTCAATAATTGAATAACTTATACCCCACCCCCTTGGCGAAACCCTCTGTTTTGGAAAGCTTAGTGGGAGGTTGATCAAGAAAACCGCATGGACCGCTACTGGGAACGCTTCAAGACCCCTTTCCTTTGCTTCGCCGGGTTTTCCGGTGTGGGCAAAACCACCCTGCTCGTGGAATTGATCAAGCGGTTCCGCCGCGATAACATCCGCGCCGGGTACTACAAGCACGACGCGCACCGCTTCCAGATGGACAAGGAAGGCAAGGACACCTGGCGCGCCCAGCAGGCGGGGGCGGGCATCCTCACCATCAACGATCCCGAGCACTTCGCCATCATCGCCGAGAACCCGTTCAAGAAACGCTCCATCACCCACGCCCTGGAACAGTGTGACTGCATCCTCATTGAAGGTTACAAGAAATCGCCGTTCAACAAGATCGTGTTCCTCGACGCCGAGGGCCGTCTGCCCATCTCCCGCGACGACACCGGTATCAAAGCCGTGGTGCACCAGGGCGTGATTCACGATACGGGGCTGACCGATCTCGGCATTCCGCTGTTTCACCGCGACGAGGTGGACCGTATCTACGAATTCGTGCGCAGTCACTTTCTTCAGTGCACCAGTGCCATTTACGGCGGCGTGTTCATCGGCGGCCAGAGCAAGCGCATGGGCAAGGCCAAATTCTCGCTCGCCTACAACGGAAAGACGGAAGCCGAACGGATGGTGGACTTGTTGTCGCGGTTCTGCGATAAAGTGGTGTTGTCGGCGCGGCCGGACCAGGACCTGGCTGACCTCGGAGACCTCGGCGATTGCGAGCGGTTGAACGACGAACACAGTGGACTGGGTCCGGTGGGCGGTCTCGCCACCCTCATGGCCAACCATCCGGACAAGGCATGGCTGGTGGTTGCCTGTGACATGCCGTTTCTGAAGGAACGCAACGTCCGGCACATCATCGAGCAACGCGACCCTCTCCGCTATGGCACCTGTTATATGAAGAAAGGACGCCTCGGTGTGGAACCCATGTGCGGCATTTATGAACCGAAGTTCATCGTGCCCCTGTTCGAAGCCATGTCGCGGCGCGAACTTTCGTTGTCGCGCATCATCAATGAACTGCCGTTCCATTGCATCGGCGTGCCGGAAGACAACCGCTCAGATTTCATGAACGTCAACACGCCCGAGGAATACGAAGTGGCCCGGGTGAAGCGGGAACAGGAGGAAGACTGAAATGGGCATGATCACCGTCGACGAGGCGCTCGCCAGCATCCTCGCCAAAATCCAACCCAAAGGACTGGAAAAGGTCTCCATTACCGAAGCGCTGGGACGCGTGCTGGCGGAGGACATCACCGCCCGCCGCGACAACCCGCCGCTCGACAACTCGGCGATGGACGGCTACGCGGTGATCGCGAACGACATCCAGTCGGCGACCCCGGACAGCCCGGTGAAGCTGGAACTGGTCGACGAAGTCGCCGCCGGGTCCATCGGCACGATCACATTGAAATCCAACCAGGCGATCCGCATCATGACCGGCGCCCCCATTCCTCCCGGCGCTGACGCGGTGCTGATGCAGGAAGACACGGACAAGAACGGCAGCTTCGTATTCGCCAAGGACAAGGCAACGGTCGGCGAGAACATCCGTCTCGCAGGCGAGGACGTGAAAACCGGCGACGTGGTGGTGCCGAAAGGCGGCGTCATCACCCCGGCGCACGTGGGCATGATGGCGGTGTGCGGCCGATCCAGCGTCACCGTCGGCCAGCGACCCACGGTGGCCATCCTCTCCACCGGCGACGAGATCGTCGATCTCGACCAGGTGCCGGAAGGGTCGCAGATTTACAACAGCAACGGTTACATGCTGATGGCGCAGGTGGCCTCGGCGGGCGGCGTGCCGCGTTACATGGGCATCGCCAAGGACGACGAAAAGGACCTGCTCGAAAAATTCGAGTGGGCGCTGGAGAGCGACATCGTGCTTTCCTCCGGCGGCGTGTCGGTGGGCGATTACGACCTGGTGAAGGCGAGCCTTCAAAAGATGGGCAACGAGATGGTGTTCTGGAAAGTCGCCATGAAACCGGGCAAACCGCTCGCCTTCGGCAACATCGGCGGCAAGCCGGTGTTCGGTCTGCCGGGCAACCCGGTGTCCTCGTTCGTGTCGTTCGAGCAGTTCGTTCGTCCATCGATCAAGAAGATGATGGGCGCGCGCGACCTGAGCCCGCAGACGGTGCAGGCGACGCTTACGGAAACCATCAAGAAAAAACCGACCGGGTGCATTTCATGAGCGCCGTGGTCTCCTGGGACGGCGGCGACTACACCGTGACCCCCGCGGAACAGCAGGGGTCCGGCGTGCTCAAGTCCACCGTCGCCGCCAACGGCCTGCTCGTGTTCCCGCTGGAGAAAAGCGAACTCCGGAAGGGCGATCGGGTCACCGTCCAACTCCTGAACACCTGAGGCCGATGCCGAACTTTCTCCCCCACTCCCGCACTTCAAACATTTTTTTCTCCATATTACTCCTGATGTCCGTTTGGGCGTCGCCCTTGTCGGCCGCCACGGGTTTCGACCGCATGGCGGAACAGATCGAGGCCCAGTTCCCGGACATCCAGGGCATCGTGCTGTCGGTGGAAAACGGCGAGGTGCTGATCGACCTCAAAAAGGGCCAGCCCATCCACTCCGGAGACCGGCTGAAAGTCATCCGTTACGGCGAACAGATCGTGCACCCGGTGACAGGCGAGGTCATCGGCCGTAAGGAAACCGACATCGGCCTCATCGAGGTGACCGAGGTGCGCACCAACTACTCCGTCGCACGCACATTGAATACCAACGAACCCATTCAGAACGGCGACGGCGTCGAGAGCCGCTTCCGCAAGATGGTCATCCTGTCTGCGCCGGTTCTGCAGGCGGAGGACCTGTCGCTGGACACGCAGGCGGTCGGCCTGGCCATCGAGCGTTCGCTCAAAAAGCGTCCGCGCATGGAAGTGCCTGCCTTCGGCGTGCAGGCGTGGATGCTGGACCAGGGCCTGCAAGCCGCCGACCTCATGAACCCGCAGGTGCTGGCCAGACTGAATAAGGAAATCACCTTCGACCTGCTTCTTCTGTCCAGGGTGGAGACCGTGCAGGGCCAGACGGTGCTCCGTTACCGCGTGGTGGCTGTGGAGGATGGCGCCGTTTTGCAGGAAGCGCGCGTCGTATTCGATGAAATGACCGCACTGGCCACGCCCGAGAGCGGCACCCAGTCGCAAGCCGCCAAGGAACTGGGGCTGGTGAAGTTCATCGGCAAACAGGATTTCGATTTCGTGCTGGCGGACATGGATGTGGGCGACCTCGACGGTGACGGCGAGCCGGAGTTCGTGTTCATCGACCGCAACCGGGTGATGATCTACCGCTTCGTCAAAGGACAGTACGAGAAAATCGGCACCATCCGCGTGTCGGCGGAGTTCAACCGGTTCCTCACCGTGGACGTGGCGGACATCAACGGCAACGGCCGCGCCGAAATCTTTGTCACCAACCAGGTGGGGCAACAGCTGGAGAGCTTCATCCTCGAACAGGTGCCGGGCCAGACCCGATTCGAGAAAATCGCCACCGGCCTCAACCGCTATTTCCGGGTGATCCGTTCCTACAAGGGAGTCCCGCGCCTCCTCACCCAGCGGCCCGGAGTCGAGGAACCATTCGGGTCGGAAGTCCACACAATGGTTTATAGGAATAATACCTACAAGGAAGGTGCAAAGCTGGGCTTTGAGCGGTTTTTGAACCAGCAAACGACCCTCTACGGAGTGACTTTGGAGGACACGAATTTCGACAAATCCATTGAAATAATTGTCCTTGACAACAATTACAATTTAAGGGTATATTCGACCGATGGAAAACTGCTAGTAAAATCAGAGGATTACTACGGACACGACCCGCGGCAGATCGAAGTGGGGCTGAAAGACCAACCTTATGTTGACTTTACAGATCCTTACGTTCCCAGGCCCGTCCGATACAAAGGCAGGCTGGTCCCGGTCCAAAAAAGGAACCAGCGCTTCCTGTTGGTACCGAAAAACCATCGGTTCGGCGGCAACTGGCTGTCAGAACTCGTCGTAATCAACAGCAGCAGTCTGGCTTTCATCGCCGTCAACAAGGAGGGGTTGGAGACGGTGTTTGAAACAAATAAACAGAAGGGATACCTGGCCGCATTTCAGGTGGTGGGTACGAAGGACTCCCGCAGACAACAAGTCCACGTAGCCACCGTGGCCGACAAGGGCGGCCTCTTCCGGGACGAAAAAATGACGACGTTGTTCGTCTATGACTGGAAGTGATCCCACAGACCAACCATTCAAAAGAGGAGGACCCCACCCCGCAATACCCGAGAAAAGTTCGCTCAAGGTCAAGGAGCTTCCCATATAAGCGTTGATACCTAGAGTCAAATAAGTTCCATTTTCCTTACTTGGAGGAGGTAAGCATGAAAAGGAAACTTTTAGCCGCAGGCGCGGCGGCGGTGGCCGTTTTACTGGCCGGCGTCATGGTCGCCCAGGCGGCAAGTGTCAAGTTCGGCGGTCAAATGCGACCCCGATACGAGATTTTTGAGCAAAACGATTTCGACAAGAAAACCGATCCCACCCATTTTTTCCTGACACGCATTCGACTGAACGCCGACGTCAACATCGATGACAAAATCGGGGCGTTCATCCAGTTCCAGGCCCGTGGCGTTTACGGTGCCGGCACCGGCGGTCTCATCCCCGGTCCCGCTCCCGGACCCCGCAATGCCGCAGTTCCTGCCGACGGACTCGTTGATGTCGGTCTCCACCAGGCATATTTCACCGTACAGGACTTTTTCGGCATGCCCGCTGACCTGAAAATCGGTCGGCAGGAAGTCGTTCTGGACGGACACCGCCTGTTCGGCAACACCGGCTGGACCACGGGCGCTCAGTCCGCGGATGCGATTCGCCTGGATCACCACCATGGCGACAACATGTTTTCGTATATTTTCATCAAGGCCATTGAAGCGAATGGTTCCGTACCGTTTGCTGTAGGTGGCAACAGCGCCGGCGCACCGATCAACCTCGGTGGTGCCGGCCCAGGCGGCCTGCTGGGTCAGGGTACTTGTGGCCGTGGCACCGGATTCGGCGCTGGCGACCTGAGTGACAACTGTGACCGGGAAGACCACGTGTTCTGGGGCAACATCAAGACCATGGTTCCGAACGCGGTGATTTCTCCGTACCTGGTCATCACGGTGGACAACTCCTGGAACGGTTCCGGCACGTCTGCCGGCAACCCGGACAACGAGATGATCACCGTGGGTGGTCGCATCGCCGGCAACGCCGGTGGTTTCGACTACCGGTTTGAAGGTTACTTCCAGGGTGGCCGCGCGGAAGGCATCGCGACGACCATGCCGGCTACGGGAAAAGTGGTTTCCGCCGCAAACCTGGCCGCCTACACAAAGGGCGGTGGCTCCGGTGTTGACCGCCGCGCGTATATGATCGGCGCCCGTCTCGGCAAGACCTTCAAGAACGTCATGTGGACCCCTTCCGTCACCCTGTGGTACGACCGGCTCTCCGGTACGGACTCCGAGGACATTCAGGACGGCATCTGGGGTACCTTTGACACCCTGTACGACACCGGTCACAAGTTCTACGGGTACATGGACACGTACCTGAACGCGACCGGTGGTGACACGTCGTACCTCGGCCTCGAGGACATCGCCATCAAAACGTCGATGAAGCCCGCGGCCAACTGGACCGTGAAAGCGGACTTTCACTACTTTAAAACCCCGGCTGAAAACATCGATCTGGGACGCGAGCTGGACATCACCTTCGTCCACAAGTACAGCTCGAACCTGACCATGACGGCTGGGTATTCCAACTACTGGGCGGACCCGGGTTTCATCCTGGTCAACCCGCGTGTATCCCGGTCTGCAGGACAGGGCGGAATTGTTGACGGTTCCGCCAACTGGGGTTACGTTCAGCTGGACCTGAAGTTCTGATCGTTCTTCAACCTCGCATCATCATCCCCCGGGCGGTTTCGCCCGGGGGATTTTTTTTGCCCGGTCGGGGCACCGTTTTACAGAAGCGTCCAAACGGCCTATAATGGAGTCCATGCTCTTTCAAGCCACCCCGAGTGGCAGCCGAAAACCCGTTGCGCCGGATCCTGCACGCAGGTAAACCCGCGCAACCTCGGAACGGGCGATCCGCCCTGCCCGTCCCTTCACGATTTTCAACACAGAATCGGTCGTGCCGCCGGGACCGGGCCAAGCCGCGGCCTGAATGCCGCCGAGGCCCGTTTCGCACATTGTTCATTCATCAACCTCCAAGGAATTGACATGCACTTCAAGACCCCTTCCAGACTTCTGCTCCCTCTTCTGCTTGCGGCTCTGCTTTTGTGGCCCCACGTGTCCATCGCTCAGGTGGCGGACAGCCATGCGCCTGAAGAGGCGCGCATGGAAATCAACGGGCGCCTCGTGCCGCCCATCGTGGCCACCGTCAACGGCAAGGAAATCCCCGGCACCATGCTGGTCAGCCAGGTGCAGATGTACAAGATGTTTCACCAGCAGCAGGGCCACCGCGTGAGCCCAAAGCAGGAAGCCGAGTACTCCAAAGAAGCCCTCGACAACCTGATCGGACAGGAACTGCTGTTCCAGAAAGCGAAGGCGTGGGGGATCACCGTCGATGAAAAGACCGTGCAGGGTGAGATTCAAAAAATCCAAAGCCAGTTTCCGTCGGAAGAATTATTCAAACGCGCGCTCCACGTGCAGGGGCTGAACGAGGGCCTCCTGCAGACCAGTATCGAACGTCAGTTGGTGGAAGAACAGGTCACGCGTACCCGGCTCGCGCCCAAAGCCAATGTCTCGGATGCGGCCGTGAAAACATTTTACGAGGAAAACCGGGAACAGTTCCTGCAACCGCCGCGCTGGGAGTTTTCACACATTTTCACCGCCGCCCTGAAGAAAAATGAACCGGAAGACCCGAAACTCCAGGAGCGTTTTCACAAACTCCAGGGCATGGTGGAAACCGACGCGCGCAATAAAATTGAAAACGCGTTGAATGAAATCAAATCCGGCAAGCAGTTTGAAGACGTCGCCAAAGAATATTCCGAGCATGAAGAAACGCGCCAGAACGGCGGCAAATGGGGTACCATGGCCCAGCACGAGATGCCGGAAGAAATTTACGAGGTCGTCTCCAAATTAAAACCGGGGCAGACGTCCGGGATCGTGCGCAGTGAGTACGGATTCCACATCCTGCGCCTGGATGCGGCGCTCCCGGAGGAAGTGGTGCCGCTCGACCAGGTGAAGACGGATCTGCTGAACCACCTGCTGAAAGAAGAAGTAAAAAAGAAAAGGACAAGCTGGTTTCCAAGTTGCGCGATGAGGCGGATGTCGAGGTGTTCTTTTAAAAAGAGGCATTGCAGAACCACCCCCTGCCCTTTCATGAGAGGAAGGGGAACCTCCATAATCTGCGTGACCACTTCAAATCCAAAATGAAAACACTGGTAACAGGAACTACAGGGTTTCTCGGCTCGGCGATCGCGCGCGAGTTGATCCTGTCCGGCCGCACGGTGAAGGTGCTGGTGCGGCAGGGCTCGGACCTGCGCAACCTTTCCGGACTCGACGTGGAAGTCGTGCACGGCGACCTGCGCGATCCGGATTCCCTGGCACGCGCGCTCGACAAGTGCGACACGCTCTATCACGCAGCCGCCTATTACAGCCTGTGGAGCCGCGACCGCAAGATGGTGTACGACATCAACGTCACCGGCACGCGCAACATCCTGGATGCCGCCCGGCAGGCGGACCTCCAACGCATCGTGTACACCAGCACCGTCGGCTGCATCGGCCTCACCGGCAACGGAACACCCGGCGACGAAACCACTCCGTTCAACGAAGCCACCCTCTGCAACGATTACAAGCGGTCGAAGTGGGAAGCGGAACAGGTGGCGCTGGAGTTTGCACAGAACGGTCTGCCGGTGGTCATCGTCAACCCCAGTGCACCGGTGGGACCGCGCGACATCAAACCCACGCCGACGGGCAAGGTGATCCAGGATTTCCTGAACGGGAACATGCCGGCCTACCTCGATACCGGACTGAACCTGATCGACGTGCGCGACTGCGCGCGCGGCCACCTGCTGGCGGAAGAACGCGGCAAGGTGGGCGAACGTTATATCCTGGGCAACCGCAACATGTCGCTCAAGGAAATTCTCGACACGCTGTCGAAGATCACCGGCATTCCCGCACCGAAAGTGCAGATGCCTTACTGGGTGGCGTACACGGCGGGGTGGGTGTGCGACGCGGTGTCGAACGTCATCACGCACAAGCCGCCGGCCGTGCCGCTGGGCGGCGTCAAGATGGCGAAATATCACATGTACTTTGATGCTTCGAAGGCGGTCCGGGAACTGGGGCTGCCGCAGAACCCGGTGAAACAGGCGTTGAGCGACGCCGTTCACTGGATGCGCGAACACGGGCTCGCCCGCTGAATCTGCACCCACACGACCTGATATGGAAACTTTCAACCTGCTGATCGGGACGGTCCTGCTCCGGCCCTACGTGTTTGTCTTCCTCGCGATCTACCTGACGCTCGCGGTCTGGCACTTCGGCGCCAAACGCGCGGCGTTGTTCACGGTCATTGCCTATTGCATCGCCTTTCTCAGTGAATATTCTTCGACGCGCAACGGTTTCCCCTACGGTTACTACAGTTACATCGACACCACCCGCGACCAGGAATTGTGGATTGCCAACGTGCCGTTCATGGATTCGCTGTCGTATTCGTTCCTGACCTACGTCGCTTACACCATGGCGTTGTTCCTTTTTGCACCGCTCAAGCGAAACGGCTGGGACATCCGTTTCGGCGACACATCAAAGGTACATCATTCGTTGAAGGTGGTGTTTTCCGGAGCGGTGCTGTTCATGCTGATGGACGTGGTGATCGATCCCGTCGCGTTTCGCGGCGACCGCTGGTTTCTTGGCAAGATCTACACGTACCAGGAGGAGGGGGAGTACTTCAACATTCC
Coding sequences within it:
- a CDS encoding sigma-54 interaction domain-containing protein, which gives rise to MNTRPADNIESIINLLKEAVFVYDENLEIRYFNEAAERITGYRREEVLGRKCITILDQSVCLNNCELCLTVKKGINYEAHFTSSFLRKDGAKRMGEFQAGLLQRNEEGTRVVVALNDVTEISQLRQELKEVHSFGNMIGKSRVMKELFETIQNVAFYDSTVFIQGESGTGKELVARALHYASPRAGKNLIKVNCTAFADTLLESELFGHAKGAFTGALRDRIGRFEEAHGGTIFLDEIGDLTPTIQVKLLRVLQEKEVERVGENVTRQVDIRIIAATNKDILEEVKTGRFREDLYYRLNVIPLHLPPLRERREDIPYLVQHFIKRWNAQHVKPIEDIADDALGLLLDHNWPGNIRELENVVEHACVKCSGSRIHSVDLPAFLQSESALPGRKKGNPVRRRNWLNRELVTEALARAEGNQSRAARELGVHRITLWRKMKEFGIPA
- the nirK gene encoding copper-containing nitrite reductase, yielding MSYMIESLSQLRFKPVQLILFLFILSVATPGWSHGDSVMATAPNVPSPTKRSESKTVEVHFEAKEFVGDLADGLGKGIKYKFWSYNGTVPGPMVRVRVGDTVQFHLTNPKTNSQDHNIDMHAVNGPGGGAAVITVAPGETRVFSYKAMAPGLFIYHCAAGQIVDHIANGMYGLILVEPEGGLPPVDREYYVMRSEFFTTQKKEGLVEFDIQRGLDENPTYVVFNGKEGGVMFDNALKAKVGETVRIYYGNIGPNRVSSFHIIGEIFDKVYMEGAIGGLVNTNVQTTMIPSAGATIVEFKVDAPGTYALVDHSIFRVAKGAIGHLEVEGEENPSVFRAGK
- the mobB gene encoding molybdopterin-guanine dinucleotide biosynthesis protein B, encoding MDRYWERFKTPFLCFAGFSGVGKTTLLVELIKRFRRDNIRAGYYKHDAHRFQMDKEGKDTWRAQQAGAGILTINDPEHFAIIAENPFKKRSITHALEQCDCILIEGYKKSPFNKIVFLDAEGRLPISRDDTGIKAVVHQGVIHDTGLTDLGIPLFHRDEVDRIYEFVRSHFLQCTSAIYGGVFIGGQSKRMGKAKFSLAYNGKTEAERMVDLLSRFCDKVVLSARPDQDLADLGDLGDCERLNDEHSGLGPVGGLATLMANHPDKAWLVVACDMPFLKERNVRHIIEQRDPLRYGTCYMKKGRLGVEPMCGIYEPKFIVPLFEAMSRRELSLSRIINELPFHCIGVPEDNRSDFMNVNTPEEYEVARVKREQEED
- a CDS encoding molybdopterin molybdotransferase MoeA encodes the protein MGMITVDEALASILAKIQPKGLEKVSITEALGRVLAEDITARRDNPPLDNSAMDGYAVIANDIQSATPDSPVKLELVDEVAAGSIGTITLKSNQAIRIMTGAPIPPGADAVLMQEDTDKNGSFVFAKDKATVGENIRLAGEDVKTGDVVVPKGGVITPAHVGMMAVCGRSSVTVGQRPTVAILSTGDEIVDLDQVPEGSQIYNSNGYMLMAQVASAGGVPRYMGIAKDDEKDLLEKFEWALESDIVLSSGGVSVGDYDLVKASLQKMGNEMVFWKVAMKPGKPLAFGNIGGKPVFGLPGNPVSSFVSFEQFVRPSIKKMMGARDLSPQTVQATLTETIKKKPTGCIS
- a CDS encoding FG-GAP repeat domain-containing protein translates to MSAATGFDRMAEQIEAQFPDIQGIVLSVENGEVLIDLKKGQPIHSGDRLKVIRYGEQIVHPVTGEVIGRKETDIGLIEVTEVRTNYSVARTLNTNEPIQNGDGVESRFRKMVILSAPVLQAEDLSLDTQAVGLAIERSLKKRPRMEVPAFGVQAWMLDQGLQAADLMNPQVLARLNKEITFDLLLLSRVETVQGQTVLRYRVVAVEDGAVLQEARVVFDEMTALATPESGTQSQAAKELGLVKFIGKQDFDFVLADMDVGDLDGDGEPEFVFIDRNRVMIYRFVKGQYEKIGTIRVSAEFNRFLTVDVADINGNGRAEIFVTNQVGQQLESFILEQVPGQTRFEKIATGLNRYFRVIRSYKGVPRLLTQRPGVEEPFGSEVHTMVYRNNTYKEGAKLGFERFLNQQTTLYGVTLEDTNFDKSIEIIVLDNNYNLRVYSTDGKLLVKSEDYYGHDPRQIEVGLKDQPYVDFTDPYVPRPVRYKGRLVPVQKRNQRFLLVPKNHRFGGNWLSELVVINSSSLAFIAVNKEGLETVFETNKQKGYLAAFQVVGTKDSRRQQVHVATVADKGGLFRDEKMTTLFVYDWK
- a CDS encoding alginate export family protein; amino-acid sequence: MKRKLLAAGAAAVAVLLAGVMVAQAASVKFGGQMRPRYEIFEQNDFDKKTDPTHFFLTRIRLNADVNIDDKIGAFIQFQARGVYGAGTGGLIPGPAPGPRNAAVPADGLVDVGLHQAYFTVQDFFGMPADLKIGRQEVVLDGHRLFGNTGWTTGAQSADAIRLDHHHGDNMFSYIFIKAIEANGSVPFAVGGNSAGAPINLGGAGPGGLLGQGTCGRGTGFGAGDLSDNCDREDHVFWGNIKTMVPNAVISPYLVITVDNSWNGSGTSAGNPDNEMITVGGRIAGNAGGFDYRFEGYFQGGRAEGIATTMPATGKVVSAANLAAYTKGGGSGVDRRAYMIGARLGKTFKNVMWTPSVTLWYDRLSGTDSEDIQDGIWGTFDTLYDTGHKFYGYMDTYLNATGGDTSYLGLEDIAIKTSMKPAANWTVKADFHYFKTPAENIDLGRELDITFVHKYSSNLTMTAGYSNYWADPGFILVNPRVSRSAGQGGIVDGSANWGYVQLDLKF